Proteins encoded together in one Dermacentor variabilis isolate Ectoservices chromosome 2, ASM5094787v1, whole genome shotgun sequence window:
- the LOC142572396 gene encoding uncharacterized protein LOC142572396 has translation MAGSSRAVITADSGRGTSFLDGLKDYRIVLPPLPTGEGLKTMVVLHCDTAGRPYRIEDFRQPMKEAGVIEQVGGIGAYQMSHVWLVNFRSEEAKKKLLDIGHIVVKGKTCVVFDPERQEVRLKVHWCAFNVSNETLRRAFAEYGEVKEVSSDRWKTGGFENADSTTRVVRLVLREGASLERIPHQLRIGNGTVLVVVPGRAPICLRCRNTGHIRRDCKVPKCSECHAFGHEEAECTKSYARAATRGTFGDNSELHMDEDEAEQAASNPVVESPTAAALSDEKEGAMPGTRESAPSTPKSATTSMDTNSPQDIPRPSEKSNEEPMESDPAAAKRRHDDVSAMSQEQRLRLLERQWGVGEGKKQRVTSGQRSSSLPRDDNPKT, from the coding sequence ATGGCTGGCTCTTCGCGAGCTGTGATAACGGCCGATTCTGGCCGCGGAACATCGTTTTTGGACGGCCTGAAAGATTACAGGATtgtactgccgccgctgccaaccGGAGAAGGACTGAAAACAATGGTTGTTCTTCACTGCGACACCGCTGGAAGGCCTTACAGGATAGAAGATTTCCGCCAGCCGATGAAAGAAGCCGGCGTCATTGAACAGGTGGGCGGTATCGGAGCGTACCAGATGTCGCACGTCTGGTTAGTCAACTTCCGTAGTGAAGAAGCCAAGAAAAAGTTGCTCGACATCGGGCATATTGTTGTCAAAGGGAAGACTTGCGTTGTCTTTGACCCTGAAAGGCAGGAAGTGCGGCTGAAGGTGCATTGGTGTGCCTTCAACGTCAGCAACGAAACTCTGAGGCGGGCGTTCGCCGAGTACGGCGAAGTGAAAGAAGTTTCGAGCGATAGATGGAAGACCGGCGGGTTTGAAAACGCCGACTCGACTACTCGTGTTGTGCGGCTGGTTCTTCGAGAAGGTGCAAGCCTCGAGCGCATACCCCATCAGCTGCGTATCGGGAACGGTACAGTATTAGTCGTCGTGCCCGGGCGTGCGCCGATATGTCTCCGCTGCCGCAACACAGGCCACATTAGGCGGGACTGCAAGGTGCCCAAGTGCAGCGAGTGCCACGCTTTCGGGCATGAAGAGGCTGAATGCACGAAGTCATACGCCCGCGCCGCGACTCGAGGAACATTCGGCGATAATAGTGAGCTGCACATGGACGAGGATGAAGCTGAGCAAGCTGCCTCCAACCCAGTGGTCGAGAGCCCAACGGCCGCAGCGCTGAGCGATGAAAAGGAAGGCGCCATGCCAGGGACTCGTGAGTCAGCGCCCAGCACCCCCAAGTCGGCAACCACGAGCATGGATACCAATTCACCGCAAGATATTCCACGCCCTTCTGAAAAAAGCAACGAGGAACCCATGGAGTCTGACCCTGCGGCTGCGAAACGGCGCCACGACGATGTCAGTGCAATGAGCCAGGAGCAACGACTGCGTCTCCTAGAACGCCAGTGGGGCGTAGGCGAAGGGAAAAAGCAGCGTGTCACCAGCGGGCAACGATCGTCGTCGCTTCCTCGCGACGACAACCCGAAGACCTAA